The window TAACGAGGAGCGTCCTTGGAAGGTTGAAAAACCTCGCGTGAACCTTGAACTCCTCCTCCCTCAAAAGGGGAGGCTCGCGGAGGACTATCTGGATGGCGTCCTCGGCAGCCAAAATGCTATCTTCGGGGTTTTTGAGAAGTTCTTCCGCCAATTCGGGGTCAAAGGAGTTGAGGTGAGTCCAGTCTATCGATAGAGAGCGCCTTGGGGTAACCGTTAGCAGGTCTTTAAGCTTGTTTAGGTAAACCTCATTACCGCTGTCATCGACGTACTCACGCAGAAATCTCGCGTACCTTTCTATCATGTCCTCCCTGTCCATCAGCCCTCACCCAGCCACTCGTTCCTAATCTTCGACAGCTGCAGGTATATCCTTCTCTCCTCGGGGGAGAGTCTAGAGAGCAACTCAAGGCTGTTCGGCCTCAGCATGACGGAGTTGAGTATCTTCTTGAAGCGTATGGCTTTGAGGTGCTCAAGCTTTTTCTTCAGGTTGGCCAGCTTGGTGAGCTTGACGTTTATAGTCTCGATGTTATCTCCGGCGTTCATTCTGACGTAGTTTTCGAGGTAATACATGTAGAACTCCGCCCTCTCGTAGAGGCCGGCCGGAAGGGGCATAAGGGGCTCGTTCTCCCTCTCCTCGGCTATTGCCCTGTCTATCTCGCCTATAACCTTGTCTGTCTCATCGATGACCTCCACGATCTTCGCTTCCCACAGCTCCTTCGCTTTCCAGTCCTCGATGAGCACTATATCGCCGGCGTTCCAGTCTCCGAAGGGACGGAGGATTTTAACGGCTATTATTGCCCTCCCTGTGAACATGACATCACCCTCTCGAATGTATGCCTACTCCCTTGGGTCTATTAACCTTATGGCTGTGGGTGGGTTAAGGCTATAAGCTCAGCCTCCCAAAATTAACCCGGTGGGAGCATGCTGATAGGGATAATGAGCGACACCCATGATAACCTTCCGGCGGTAAGGAAGGCTGTGGAGTTCTTCAACGAGCAGAACGTCGAGCTGGTGATTCACGCTGGCGACTACGTGGCGCCGTTCGTGGCGAGGGAACTCAAGAAGCTCAAAGCCCCTCTTAAGGGAGTCTTCGGAAACAACGATGGCGAAAAAAAGGGCCTCCACGAAGTGCTGGGAATAGCCGACGAGATACTTGAAATTGAAGCTGATGGTATGAAAATAGCGGTCACCCACGGTACGGACGAGAGGATAGTGCGGGCCCTGGCGAGGAGCAGGCTCTACGACGTTGTAGTCGTTGGCCACACGCACCGCTATGAGATCAGGGAGGACGGCAGGACGATACTGATAAATCCCGGTGAGGTCTGCGGTTACATTACCGGCATTAAGAGCGTTGCACTGCTGGACACGAGGAAGAGGGAAGTCAGAATAGTGAACATTGAAACGGGTGAACTGCTCGGGGTCATGAGTCTCTAGCGAACGTCTCTAACGAACGTCTCTGACGAGCGCCTTTGAAGAACCTCTGGAGGATAGAATTAGGAGAACAGCCTGGCGATGAGTATGGAAGATGTTTTAGTTCCCCGGGAAAGGCATGATGCGGTGGTCTTAATAGGCGTGGACAGATGGGAGAACGTCGAGTTCATCAAGGTCTACGCGGTCAGCGAGGAGATAGCGAAGAAAACCCTGGAAGAGTTTTTCAACGCTAGGGGGCTCTTTCCCGGGGACTACCGCCTCGTCAGCCGCGGCCACGAGGAAGTCGGGGAGAGAAAGGTCATAACGACAAAGACGGAAGGCTCGCTCAGCGCCGCCCTCGCGAGGCTCGGCCTTAAGCTACTCTCGAACGGCGTCCTCTACCTGGAGAACATTGAGAGGCTCTATCAGTTCACCCTCGTCAGCGAGACCCTCTACGAGAGGATAGCCTCTGAAACTACCACCAAGGAATCCCGGAGGGTCAAAATAAAGGGACCTGTGGACGAGCTTGAGGCCCTTTCTCTTGGACTAGATGCCATCGTCGAGAACCTCCGTGGGGTTGAGCTGTCGGAGTTCCTCCCGGAAAATGCACTTCTCCTTAGGGAGCCGCCGGTTGAGAGAGTAGTCGAACTACTGAGCGGAGAGAGGGATTACCCCCTCATCGTCGAGACTAAAGATTTGAAAAAATACGCACCTCTCGACTTTCCGGTGGTTCTAAGACTTCCACCCTTGACCGTTGAGGAGTTCACGGCGGAGCTTTCCCAACGGCTTGGCTTCGATGTCGATTCTCGATACTTCCTCAGCTATCCTCCCGAGAGGCTCAACCTTAGGAATGTTGAAGCCCTCGCAAAGCTCGTTAGGGCTCTGATGGAAAAGAAGGGGCTGAGCGAAAAAGATGTTCTGGAGCTCGCAGTGAGACTTAACCTCGGAGAGCTTTGAAGTAACGAACCACCATGGCCTTGAACTCTGGGTTGTGTTTGCCCAGTGCGGCGTTTATTAGCTCTTTGAACTTCTCATCCTCAGCGAGATATCTTAAGAGCAGACCCTCGTCAACGCCCAGCTCTTCTAAGAAGTCTGTCCTCTTGAGAAACTCTGAACGCTCTTTCACTTCATTTCTGAGCTCCTTCAGCCGCTCGAGGTATGGCCTAACCTTTTCCTCCCGCCTTTCAAACTCGAGCCAGTCTATTGCCAAGTGCTCGCTGATCAGGAGGTATCTCCCCGGGTCGGTGAGGTATTCGGCAACACCCTCCCCAAGCTTCGAGTGGAGTATCTTGAGCCTGAACTTCTCGATGGCCTTGTAGTCGTCGCTCAGGCGCTTCTTATCGACGATGTCGAGGCTCTCGAAGAGCGCTACGGCTGTTAAGTAGCACTTCACCACGAAGGGGATTTCCGGGAGGGTGAGTGTTTCCTTTGAGACAGTTACCACTTTGCCGTTTCTTCTTTCCAACCTCTCAAGGAGCATCCCAAGGGGATAACTCAGGCTCTTCAGGCAGAACTCCAGCTCGTCCATACTTCCACCGTTGTGAATTCGGTTTTCAATTGTAAAAGCCTTTTGGGTGAAGCTTTTTAGCCCAAGCCGGGAATTTAGTCATGGTGAGAAAGCATGAGCATGATAGTCATAGATGGTTCCTACGGCGAGGGAGGGGGGCAGATACTGAGGACGAGCGTTGCCCTCTCGGTAATCACCGGAAAGCCGGTCAGGATTTACAATATCAGAGCTAACAGGCCGAACCCGGGTTTAAGACCCCAGCACATGCACGGCATCTTGGCTCTGAAGGAGCTGAGCGGCGCTAAGGTTAAGGGGGCCCAGGTCGGCTCAACGGTTCTCGAATTCTACCCTGGCAGGGCTAGGCCAAGGCACATCCGCGTACCGATAAAGACCGCTGGCAGTGTAACCCTCGTCCTTCAGGCTTTGCTCCCGGCAATGGCTTTCATCGGTGGGAGCTTCGAGATAACGGGCGGAACCGACGTCCCCTGGTCGCCGCCGGTGGACTACCTCAGGCACGTTACCCTCTTCGCGCTGGAAAAGATGGGTCTAAGGGCCGAGATTGAAATCAAGCGTAGGGGACACTATCCCAAAGGCGGCGGACTGGTGGTCGGCAGGGTCGAGCCGTGGGAGGAGAGAAAGCCGCTGGTTGCTTTGGAGTGGAGGCATATAGAGCTATTTGGTGGCATCAGCCATGCTACCAACCTCCCGGAGCACGTGGCGAGTAGGCAGGCGAAGGCCGCTAGGGAGAGATTGAGTGAGTTTTACGATGTTCCTATTAATATATATGAAGAAGTCTCACGTTCCCTCGGGCCGGGTAGTGGGATAGTGGTATGGGCCGAGACGGACGTTCTGAGACTCGGCGGCGACGCCCTTGGAAAGCGTGGAAAGCCTGCCGAAGCAGTGGGCAGGGAAGCGGCGGACGAGCTTCTGGAGCAGCTGACGAGCAGGGCCGCGGTTGATAGATTCCTCGGCGACCAGCTGGTACCATTCCTGGCCTTCGCAGGGGGCGAGATAAAAGTTGCCGAGATAACGAACCACCTCGTGACGAACGTCTGGGTCGTGGAGCAGTTTTTGGGCAAGATCTTCGAAGTGGAGGGGGAGGTTGGAGAGCCTGGAAGGGTGAGGGTAGTTGGGTAATTTAATGATTTGATGTTGAAAAAGTTTTTATAATCTTCCTTAATTCCTATTTTGATGGTTCCTGAAGTTAACCAGGCCGTTGTTGAATTGCTTCAAAATCCGAGTCAAGTTAATCAGTATTTGCCATTGTTGGAGTTCGGCCTCCTTTTGATAACCCCATTTGTGTCGTGGGCATATAAACTTCTGAGATATATTATCACCCCATATAGGACAAGAAATAGAATTTTAAGATTGATCTCAAAGTATGAT of the Thermococcus onnurineus NA1 genome contains:
- a CDS encoding metallophosphoesterase, with product MLIGIMSDTHDNLPAVRKAVEFFNEQNVELVIHAGDYVAPFVARELKKLKAPLKGVFGNNDGEKKGLHEVLGIADEILEIEADGMKIAVTHGTDERIVRALARSRLYDVVVVGHTHRYEIREDGRTILINPGEVCGYITGIKSVALLDTRKREVRIVNIETGELLGVMSL
- the rtcA gene encoding RNA 3'-terminal phosphate cyclase encodes the protein MSMIVIDGSYGEGGGQILRTSVALSVITGKPVRIYNIRANRPNPGLRPQHMHGILALKELSGAKVKGAQVGSTVLEFYPGRARPRHIRVPIKTAGSVTLVLQALLPAMAFIGGSFEITGGTDVPWSPPVDYLRHVTLFALEKMGLRAEIEIKRRGHYPKGGGLVVGRVEPWEERKPLVALEWRHIELFGGISHATNLPEHVASRQAKAARERLSEFYDVPINIYEEVSRSLGPGSGIVVWAETDVLRLGGDALGKRGKPAEAVGREAADELLEQLTSRAAVDRFLGDQLVPFLAFAGGEIKVAEITNHLVTNVWVVEQFLGKIFEVEGEVGEPGRVRVVG